In a single window of the Callithrix jacchus isolate 240 chromosome 1, calJac240_pri, whole genome shotgun sequence genome:
- the OGN gene encoding mimecan: MKTLQSTLLLLLFVPLIKPAPPTQQDSRIIYDYGTDNFEESIYSQDYEDKYLDGKNIKEKETVRIPNEKSLQLQNDETITPLPPKKENDEMPTCLLCVCLSGSVYCEEVDIDAVPPLPKESAYLYARFNKIKKLTAKDFADIPNLRRLDFTGNLIEDIEDGTFSKLSLLEELSLAENQLLKLPVLPPKLTLFNAKYNKIKSRGIKANAFKKLNNLTFLYLDHNALESVPLNLPESLRVIHLQFNNIASITDDTFCKANDTSYIRDRIEEIRLEGNPVILGKHPNSFICLKRLPIGSYS, encoded by the exons ATGAAGACTCTGCAGTCTACACTTCTCCTGTTACTGTTTGTGCCTCTGATAAAGCCAGCACCACCAACTCAGCAGGACTCACGCATTATCTATGATTATGGAACAGATAATTTTGAAGAATCCATATATAGCCAAGATTATGAGGATAAATACCTGGATGGAAAAAATATCAAG gAAAAAGAAACTGTGAGAATACCCAATGAGAAAAGTCTTCAATTACAAAATGATGAGACAATAACACCATTACCtcccaagaaagaaaatgatg aAATGCCCACGtgtctgctgtgtgtttgtttaagTGGCTCTGTATACTGTGAAGAAGTTGACATTGATGCTGTACCGCCCTTGCCAAAGGAATCAGCCTACCTTTACGCAcgattcaacaaaattaaaaagctgaCTGCCAAAGATTTTGCAGACATAC CTAACTTAAGAAGACTTGATTTTACGGGAAATTTGATAGAAGATATAGAAGATGGTACTTTCTCAAAACTTTCTCTGTTAGAAGAACTTTCACTTGCTGAAAATCAACTACTAAAACTTCCAGTTCTTCCTCCCAAGCTCACTTTATTTAATgcaaaatacaacaaaatcaaGAGCAGAGGAATCAAAGCAAATGCATTCAAA AAACTGAATAACCTCACCTTCCTCTACTTGGACCACAATGCCCTGGAATCCGTACCTCTTAATTTGCCAGAAAGTCTACGTGTAATTCATCTTCAG tttaacaaCATAGCTTCAATTACAGATGACACATTCTGCAAAGCTAATGACACCAGTTACATCCGGGACCGCATTGAAGAGATACGCCTGGAGGGCAATCCAGTCATCCTGGGAAAGCATCCAAACAGTTTTATTTGCTTAAAAAGATTACCTATAGGGTCATACTCTTAA